A genomic window from Chitinophagaceae bacterium includes:
- a CDS encoding RDD family protein has protein sequence MQTIDIITTQNVTIQYALASVRDRLLSFFMDLVVLFVSVMLLVLLFTTVISTDSFGYVMYLLIIPFVLFYSLTQEVLLNGQSIGKRLMGLKIVKLTGKEATMSDYLIRWAFRFIDIWFSLGSIAVMLITSTERQQRLGDLLAGTAVIKLNPWATVSLQEILSIHSMQTYQPTYTEIKNYPEQDMLLVKQTLDRLKRFNNASHLEAVTLLADKMADQLQLSEKPGNKAAFLKTLQNDYVVLSR, from the coding sequence ATGCAAACCATTGACATCATCACCACACAAAATGTAACCATCCAATATGCATTGGCTTCGGTGCGTGATCGTTTGCTATCGTTCTTTATGGATCTTGTTGTATTGTTTGTTTCAGTGATGTTGCTGGTTTTGTTGTTCACCACAGTTATTTCAACGGATTCATTTGGATATGTGATGTACCTGCTGATCATTCCCTTTGTACTTTTTTACTCGCTCACGCAGGAAGTATTACTGAACGGCCAAAGTATCGGCAAGCGATTGATGGGACTGAAGATTGTGAAACTCACCGGTAAAGAAGCGACGATGAGTGATTACCTGATACGCTGGGCCTTCCGGTTTATTGACATTTGGTTTTCGCTCGGATCCATTGCCGTGATGCTGATCACTTCAACGGAACGGCAGCAACGTCTTGGTGATTTGTTAGCCGGTACCGCGGTGATAAAACTCAATCCCTGGGCAACGGTCAGTTTGCAGGAAATTCTTTCCATTCATTCCATGCAAACGTATCAACCCACTTATACAGAAATTAAAAACTATCCCGAACAGGATATGCTGCTTGTAAAGCAGACACTTGACCGGCTGAAGCGGTTCAACAATGCTTCACATCTGGAAGCTGTTACCTTACTGGCAGATAAAATGGCGGATCAGCTTCAGCTTTCAGAAAAGCCGGGAAATAAAGCAGCGTTTTTAAAAACTTTGCAGAATGATTATGTGGTGTTGAGCAGGTAG
- a CDS encoding guanylate cyclase, whose translation MTSSRQLAAIMFTDIVGYTALMQKNETLGRKQWEKNKEVFEKCLAKFEGQLLQYYGDGTLSIFKSAANAVQSAVEMQTLCRQEKVDLRIGIHSGDVMFDDTGIYGDSVNVASRIESLAVPGSVFISEKLFDEIRNQNIEAQPLGYFELKNVQQPMQVYAVSNPGIVVPSRDDVKGKVKQTLNAVAVLPFTSLSSDPENEFFCDGVTEELLNVLAKIDGLQVTSRTSSFAFKGKNEDIREIAGKLNVQKVLEGSVRKAGNKVRITAQLINAADGYHIWSETYERSIEDIFAVQDEIAREIANKFRINLSEAEHTKKLAKVPTENLEAYKRYIQALQLFDKADPVSRRRSIELFNEAIALDPYFAYPHGWLASLYAFYGQIGAMPANKAAELTNYHAAQAIAIDPENAMSLIAMATIKFYIEWDWKAGLELIEKAIAINPNDPMVYSARAEFRFIQMQFDEAIEDAKKAHKLDPLSIDIVATVTRICVTTGHFEEAEKYCREAEILDSNHILVNNMRGYITGFNGDWNKALEIFENVYKIAGDFPLLLLALAFAYSKLDDKNALQKLFEKVLALQQNQPETHFDFLLLSISMWLGDQEKMKEYFDRCVQKKLLWSILFYGTIFMKGFEHYEPIVNERKKLGLPVIK comes from the coding sequence ATGACTTCATCACGCCAACTTGCCGCCATCATGTTCACCGACATTGTCGGTTATACTGCTCTTATGCAGAAAAATGAAACTTTGGGCCGAAAACAATGGGAAAAGAACAAAGAGGTTTTTGAAAAGTGCCTTGCTAAATTTGAAGGGCAACTGTTGCAGTATTACGGCGATGGAACACTCAGTATTTTTAAAAGCGCTGCCAATGCCGTGCAAAGCGCCGTTGAAATGCAAACCCTCTGCCGCCAGGAAAAGGTGGATTTACGAATCGGCATTCATAGTGGTGACGTGATGTTTGACGATACCGGTATTTATGGTGACAGTGTGAATGTTGCATCACGCATTGAATCACTTGCCGTTCCCGGCAGTGTTTTTATTTCTGAAAAATTATTCGATGAAATACGCAATCAGAATATTGAGGCGCAGCCGCTCGGTTATTTTGAATTGAAGAATGTACAGCAGCCGATGCAGGTTTATGCTGTTTCTAATCCGGGCATTGTGGTTCCTTCAAGAGACGATGTGAAAGGAAAAGTGAAGCAAACACTCAATGCGGTGGCAGTGCTTCCATTTACAAGTCTGAGCTCCGATCCGGAAAATGAATTTTTTTGCGATGGTGTTACTGAAGAACTGCTGAATGTGCTGGCGAAGATTGATGGTTTGCAGGTAACTTCCAGAACTTCTTCGTTTGCCTTTAAAGGAAAAAATGAAGACATCCGCGAGATTGCCGGCAAGCTGAATGTTCAAAAAGTATTGGAAGGAAGTGTTCGCAAGGCGGGTAACAAAGTGCGCATCACTGCGCAGTTGATCAATGCGGCTGATGGTTATCATATCTGGAGTGAAACTTATGAACGCAGCATAGAAGATATTTTTGCGGTGCAGGATGAGATTGCCAGAGAGATTGCCAATAAATTCCGCATCAATCTGAGTGAAGCGGAACACACGAAAAAACTGGCCAAAGTTCCTACTGAAAACCTGGAGGCCTATAAACGGTATATACAGGCGCTGCAATTATTTGATAAAGCTGATCCCGTGTCGAGACGGCGATCCATTGAGTTATTCAATGAAGCTATTGCCCTTGATCCTTATTTTGCATACCCACATGGATGGCTCGCATCGTTATATGCATTTTACGGACAGATTGGTGCAATGCCCGCAAATAAAGCAGCAGAACTAACCAACTATCATGCAGCACAAGCCATAGCGATTGATCCTGAAAACGCGATGTCACTTATCGCTATGGCAACAATAAAATTTTATATTGAATGGGATTGGAAAGCAGGATTGGAACTAATAGAAAAAGCAATAGCGATCAATCCAAATGATCCGATGGTGTATTCAGCGCGCGCCGAATTCCGGTTTATACAAATGCAGTTTGACGAGGCCATAGAAGATGCCAAAAAGGCTCATAAACTCGATCCTTTATCTATCGATATTGTTGCAACTGTAACCCGCATTTGTGTAACTACCGGTCACTTTGAAGAAGCTGAAAAATATTGCAGAGAAGCAGAAATCCTTGATTCAAACCATATACTCGTAAATAACATGCGTGGGTATATCACCGGTTTTAATGGCGATTGGAATAAAGCACTGGAGATTTTTGAAAATGTATATAAAATTGCCGGTGATTTCCCGCTCCTGCTGCTCGCCCTTGCTTTTGCTTACTCAAAACTTGATGATAAAAATGCCTTGCAAAAATTATTTGAAAAAGTATTGGCGTTGCAGCAGAATCAACCGGAAACCCATTTTGATTTTCTGTTGCTTTCCATCTCTATGTGGCTTGGAGATCAGGAAAAAATGAAAGAGTATTTTGACCGCTGTGTGCAAAAGAAGTTGCTCTGGTCCATCCTGTTCTACGGCACTATTTTTATGAAAGGATTTGAGCACTATGAACCGATTGTGAATGAAAGGAAGAAACTTGGGTTGCCGGTAATTAAATAG